In Gasterosteus aculeatus chromosome 15, fGasAcu3.hap1.1, whole genome shotgun sequence, a single genomic region encodes these proteins:
- the mboat2a gene encoding membrane-bound glycerophospholipid O-acyltransferase 2: MATQTTASCTGSTLLQPISEIINLPVDQVNFVACQLFALLMAVWFRLYLHPSKTSPFIRHVVATLLGFYLALFCFGWYSLHFLVQSGLSYSVMVFVGLEHMHKYCFIVTLGYLILCQITRVYVFDYGMYSADFTGPMMVITQKITSLAFEIHDGLAKREGQLTPSQKYLAIRRMPSLLEYLSYNCNFMGILAGPTCSYNDYMAFIDGTCYQPRHQENANGKENGKYKQIEPSSKNDVISKLCTCAVSLGIYLSLCKLLPVEHSINDDFVSSTPFHLQVIYLYLAMLALRPKYYFVWTLADAINNAAGFGFNGYNKDGSPRWDLISNLRILDIEFATSFKMFLDNWNIQTALWLKRVCYERCHINPMAATFLLSAMWHGVYPGYYLTFLTGIAMTMAARAVRHNIRPYFLVSDSHKRIYDVVTWAGTQVAISYTVAPFVLLAVGRSLKFYRSWYFCLHLLCLLVVVALPVKSRRQQAKEPRDGLKDNRTELDSTDNNCNQKDKAT, encoded by the exons GTAAACTTTGTGGCGTGTCAGCTGTTCGCCCTGCTGATGGCTGTGTGGTTTCGGCTGTACCTCCACCCCAGTAAGACCAGTCCCTTCATCAGACACGTGGTGGCCACTCTGCTGGGCTTCTACTTGGCTCTCTTCTGCTTTGGCTG GTATTCCCTCCATTTTTTGGTGCAGAGCGGTCTGTCCTACAGCGTGATGGTATTTGTTGGCCTGGAGCACATGCACAA GTACTGCTTCATAGTGACGCTCGGCTACCTGATACTATGCCAGATCACACGGGTCTACGTGTTTGACTACGGCATGTACTCTGCAGATTTCACAGG GCCCATGATGGTCATAACACAGAAGATCACCAGTTTGGCGTTTGAAATCCACGACG GTTTGGCCAAGCGAGAGGGCCAGCTGACCCCCAGTCAGAAATACCTCGCTATCAG GCGGATGCCCAGCTTGCTGGAGTACTTGAGCTACAACTGTAACTTCATGGGCATCCTGGCTGGGCCCACCTGCTCTTACAACGACTACATGGCCTTCATCGACGGGACGTGCTACCAGCCGCGCCACCAGGAGAACGCCAACGGCAAGGAGAACGGGAAGTACAAGCAGATCGAACCCTCGTCCAAG AATGACGTCATCTCCAAGCTGTGCACGTGTGCCGTCTCGCTGGGCATCTACCTGTCGCTGTGCAAGCTGCTCCCGGTGGAGCACTCCATAAACGACGACTTTGTCAGCTCCACGCCCTTCCATCTTCAGGTCATCTACCTTTACCTGGCCATGCTGGCCCTGAGGCCAAAGTACTACTTTGTCTGGACACTTG CTGATGCCATCAACAACGCTGCCGGATTTGGCTTCAATGGATACAACAAAGATGGCTCCCCACGGTGGGACCTGATATCAAATCTCAGAATTCTGGACATTGAG TTTGCCACCAGTTTCAAGATGTTCCTGGACAACTGGAACATCCAGACGGCTCTTTGGCTCAAAAG GGTGTGCTACGAGCGCTGTCACATTAACCCCATGGCTGCCACCTTCCTGCTGTCGGCCATGTGGCACGGCGTGTATCCTGGTTACTACCTGACCTTCCTCACTGGCATTGCGATGACGATGGCTGCGCGCGCA GTAAGACATAACATCAGACCGTACTTCCTGGTCTCCGACTCGCACAAGCGCATCTATGACGTTGTCACGTGGGCGGGGACTCAGGTTGCCATTAGCTACACAGTGGCGCCATTTGTCCTGCTCGCTGTGGGACGCTCACTCAAATTCTacag GTCCTGGTACTTCTGCCTACATCTCCTCtgcctgctggtggtggtggcccTGCCCGTCAAATCGAGACGCCAGCAGGCCAAAGAGCCGCGGGACGGCCTCAAGGACAACCGGACGGAGCTTGACAGCACGGACAACAACTGCAACCAAAAAGACAAGGCCACATGA